A genome region from Myxosarcina sp. GI1 includes the following:
- the rbsK gene encoding ribokinase → MTIVVFGSINLDLVVEVSRLPSKGETVIGNRFFSAAGGKAANQAVAIAKLGTPVSLVGQVGGDRFGQTLLENLSNAGVNIEGVTVNPHTHSGVASIVVDEKGDNTIACAAGANNLVREEEVKKFRGLLSQSKVVLMELGIPLATVLAAAREARANNCFTILDPAPAMSNLPDELYRAIDLITPNEIEASQLVGFTVDGVTTARQAAFCLHQMGVKNVIVTLGSQGAFCSSATDSFWVEPISVSVVDTVAAGDAFNGALAVAIASGKSLAEAVRWGTVAGALAVTKNGAQTSLPNLDRFKQLLAQTFL, encoded by the coding sequence ATGACCATCGTTGTCTTTGGCAGTATTAATTTAGATCTAGTAGTAGAAGTTTCTCGATTACCGAGTAAGGGAGAAACCGTAATTGGCAATCGCTTTTTTTCGGCTGCGGGAGGCAAAGCAGCCAATCAAGCCGTAGCAATAGCTAAATTAGGAACTCCAGTCAGTTTAGTCGGACAGGTAGGGGGCGATCGCTTCGGTCAAACTTTGTTAGAAAATTTATCTAATGCAGGTGTAAATATTGAAGGAGTAACCGTTAACCCTCATACTCATTCAGGAGTGGCTTCAATTGTAGTAGATGAAAAAGGAGATAACACTATTGCCTGTGCTGCTGGCGCAAACAATTTGGTCAGAGAGGAAGAAGTTAAAAAATTTCGAGGGTTGCTCTCTCAAAGCAAAGTGGTATTGATGGAGTTGGGTATTCCCCTGGCTACCGTATTAGCAGCAGCCAGAGAAGCTAGAGCCAATAATTGTTTTACGATACTCGATCCCGCTCCTGCAATGTCAAATTTACCCGACGAACTCTATCGGGCGATCGATCTTATCACTCCCAATGAGATAGAGGCTAGTCAGTTGGTAGGGTTTACAGTTGATGGCGTAACTACTGCCAGACAGGCAGCATTTTGTCTGCATCAAATGGGTGTTAAAAACGTAATTGTTACTTTGGGCAGTCAGGGAGCATTTTGTAGTAGTGCTACCGATAGTTTTTGGGTAGAACCAATATCGGTTTCGGTAGTCGATACAGTAGCTGCGGGCGATGCGTTTAATGGAGCTTTAGCAGTAGCCATAGCCTCTGGAAAATCTCTGGCAGAAGCAGTTCGCTGGGGTACGGTTGCTGGTGCCTTAGCTGTGACTAAAAATGGCGCACAAACTTCTCTACCTAATCTCGATCGCTTCAAACAATTGCTGGCGCAGACATTTTTATAG
- a CDS encoding response regulator produces the protein MNRDPIAPEFKSLPFTPDILERLSKQQSESSASGCLELIFGSVRFFVYLNRGKLLYATNSIDPFERLERHLRRLSHQNDGLDSKVVKQLCQQYQNETDLQSDFPLDYQSILKLSQQQYLNSLETATLIGRITREVFEAILCLPDSCYCRLLAPNKQLPEFCKFDLALHLQQCHKRLQAWKTFTAELTSTYQRLYLVTEKNKSVTNLPTEQNETICKFLKGYNFRQIGALLDRDELIVAKILYPSIVNKTIVLRDPQSPFDLLPPLPTQNIFAPSEDSIEFGAPVEYSPIDRSSYRLRSSSSQETLISIEKTWKIVCIDDSKAIQEDIQKILDNKLFKVLGIEDSAIAVDWLNKYQPDLILLDANMSNTNGYELCSLLRNERNFKTTPIIILAQERSSLDSTKLKSVGATDCLSKPFDRTQLFNIIFKYI, from the coding sequence ATGAACCGCGATCCCATTGCTCCAGAATTTAAAAGTTTACCATTTACTCCCGATATTTTAGAAAGACTATCCAAACAACAGAGCGAATCATCGGCAAGTGGTTGTTTGGAACTAATATTTGGTTCGGTTCGATTTTTTGTTTATCTCAATCGAGGAAAACTGCTTTATGCTACTAATTCTATAGATCCCTTTGAAAGATTAGAGCGTCATCTGCGTCGCTTGAGTCATCAAAATGACGGGCTCGATAGTAAAGTTGTCAAACAACTATGCCAACAATACCAAAATGAGACAGATTTGCAGTCCGATTTTCCTTTGGACTATCAGAGTATTTTAAAACTGTCACAACAGCAATATTTGAATTCTCTAGAAACAGCAACTCTTATAGGCAGAATCACCAGAGAGGTGTTTGAAGCTATATTATGTTTGCCTGATTCTTGTTATTGTAGGTTACTCGCTCCCAACAAACAGTTACCAGAATTTTGTAAATTTGACTTGGCTTTACATCTTCAACAGTGCCACAAAAGACTACAAGCCTGGAAAACTTTTACCGCAGAATTGACTTCTACTTACCAGCGTTTGTATTTGGTAACAGAAAAAAATAAATCTGTTACCAACTTGCCTACCGAACAAAATGAGACGATTTGTAAATTTCTTAAGGGTTATAATTTTCGTCAGATTGGAGCTTTACTCGATCGCGATGAATTAATTGTGGCAAAAATTCTCTATCCTTCAATAGTTAACAAAACTATTGTTCTTAGAGATCCTCAATCTCCCTTCGATTTATTACCACCACTGCCAACACAAAATATTTTTGCTCCGTCTGAAGACTCTATTGAGTTTGGTGCGCCTGTCGAATATTCTCCAATAGATAGAAGCAGCTATCGTCTACGTAGTTCGAGCAGTCAGGAGACTTTAATCTCGATCGAAAAAACTTGGAAAATAGTTTGTATAGACGATAGTAAAGCAATTCAAGAAGATATTCAAAAAATTCTCGACAACAAATTATTTAAAGTTTTGGGAATTGAAGATTCGGCAATTGCTGTCGATTGGTTAAACAAATATCAACCAGACTTGATCTTGTTAGATGCAAATATGTCCAATACTAACGGATATGAACTTTGTTCTTTACTGAGAAACGAGCGTAACTTTAAAACCACTCCGATTATAATCTTAGCCCAAGAGAGAAGTTCGCTCGATTCTACTAAACTAAAATCGGTAGGAGCGACTGACTGTTTATCTAAACCCTTCGATCGCACACAGCTTTTTAATATTATTTTCAAATATATTTAA
- a CDS encoding PRC-barrel domain-containing protein — translation MTTENTHLRSEFLNTQVIARNSGKRLGVVKEILVDIDRREVIALGLRDNLLSVSGIPKYMYLDSIRQTGDVILVDDEDVIEDIDIETFSKLINCEVITEAGEPLGRVRDFQFDVRDGKVYSIIIASLGITQIPDRLISTYELSIDEVVSSGPNRLIVFEGSEERITQLSVGLLERLGIGRPVWEREPEEYYPQTVKAENQLGTGTPINTPIANPIPERTPVMEERWDEDEWQEASTVPPVSQKAEAVPYEEYEESNWEETPEEEVYDVPVYETKTPVKEYEYSTPPEDVWDDDIKPEPYNPPPVNIPEKQKAPEYEEEPG, via the coding sequence ATGACAACCGAAAATACACATCTACGTTCTGAATTTCTCAATACTCAGGTAATCGCTCGCAATAGTGGTAAGCGGTTGGGAGTAGTTAAAGAAATATTAGTAGATATAGACCGCAGAGAAGTAATAGCCTTGGGTTTACGAGACAACTTACTCTCGGTATCTGGTATACCAAAATATATGTATCTCGACAGCATCCGCCAAACTGGAGATGTCATTTTAGTAGATGATGAAGATGTAATCGAAGATATTGACATAGAAACTTTTAGCAAGTTGATTAACTGCGAAGTAATTACAGAAGCTGGAGAACCTCTGGGTAGAGTAAGAGATTTTCAATTTGACGTTCGCGACGGCAAAGTTTACTCGATAATTATTGCTTCATTGGGAATAACCCAAATTCCCGATCGCCTTATCAGTACTTACGAACTATCTATCGACGAAGTAGTCAGTAGCGGACCCAATAGACTCATTGTCTTTGAGGGTTCGGAAGAAAGAATTACTCAACTTTCAGTAGGACTTTTGGAGCGTCTGGGTATCGGTCGTCCCGTATGGGAAAGAGAACCAGAAGAATATTATCCTCAGACAGTTAAAGCAGAGAACCAACTGGGTACTGGTACGCCAATAAACACTCCCATCGCCAATCCCATTCCCGAACGAACTCCCGTAATGGAGGAACGCTGGGATGAAGATGAATGGCAAGAAGCTAGCACGGTTCCACCTGTAAGCCAAAAAGCAGAGGCAGTACCTTATGAAGAATACGAAGAAAGTAACTGGGAAGAGACACCTGAAGAAGAAGTATACGATGTTCCAGTATACGAAACTAAAACTCCAGTAAAAGAGTACGAATATAGTACTCCTCCCGAAGATGTCTGGGATGATGATATCAAACCAGAACCGTACAATCCTCCGCCAGTCAATATTCCTGAAAAACAGAAAGCACCTGAATATGAGGAAGAACCAGGCTAA
- a CDS encoding NAD(P)H dehydrogenase subunit NdhS: MILPGATVKVTNPDDTYYKFEGLVQRIDDNKVAVLFEGGNWDKLVTFNLSEVEAVDLSKKK; the protein is encoded by the coding sequence ATGATCTTACCAGGAGCAACCGTTAAAGTTACTAACCCCGATGATACCTACTACAAATTTGAGGGTCTGGTACAGCGCATTGACGATAATAAAGTAGCAGTGTTATTTGAAGGCGGTAACTGGGATAAATTAGTTACTTTTAACTTATCAGAAGTTGAAGCAGTAGACCTGTCTAAGAAAAAATAG
- a CDS encoding HAS-barrel domain-containing protein, producing the protein MRLPLPQFTVGDRHPNHIAEVIETSTTQYLAQCLEPEDLKFPKMPPFGSWLASFDEESGNKILAVVTHVTTTPIDSVHRARALGLSLAELREQQPQIFAMLKTEFKAAIVGYEVPNNTQNGNGKNLGKVFQYLPPRPPQIHQAVYRCEPAEVIHFTEKLDFLRTLLQVRDIPVESLVAAAVRDVYQLRQANRDWLVSVGRNLSVLLKDDYDRLRYILSQIHW; encoded by the coding sequence ATGCGTCTTCCCCTACCTCAGTTTACAGTAGGCGATCGCCATCCCAATCATATTGCCGAAGTAATTGAAACTTCCACCACGCAGTATTTGGCACAGTGTCTCGAACCAGAAGATCTTAAATTTCCTAAAATGCCGCCATTTGGTAGTTGGCTCGCCTCTTTTGATGAGGAGTCGGGCAATAAGATTTTGGCGGTAGTTACCCACGTTACGACTACGCCAATCGACTCGGTACATCGCGCTAGGGCTTTGGGGTTGTCGTTAGCAGAATTGCGGGAACAGCAGCCACAGATTTTTGCCATGCTTAAAACTGAATTTAAAGCGGCAATTGTCGGTTACGAAGTACCCAACAATACCCAGAACGGTAACGGCAAAAACCTGGGCAAGGTATTTCAATATTTACCCCCACGTCCGCCACAAATACATCAAGCCGTCTATCGTTGCGAACCAGCAGAAGTCATTCACTTTACCGAAAAACTAGATTTTTTACGCACTTTGTTACAGGTTAGAGATATTCCCGTCGAGTCTTTGGTAGCAGCTGCGGTAAGAGATGTGTATCAGTTGCGTCAGGCGAATCGAGACTGGTTGGTTAGCGTAGGTAGAAATCTCAGCGTACTGTTAAAAGACGATTACGATCGCCTGCGCTATATTCTCAGTCAAATTCATTGGTAA
- a CDS encoding thylakoid membrane photosystem I accumulation factor codes for MILIELFRCDRNILSRFRQSLVELGLVLAICAIALFGHGTPALANIDDDRYDGNIFILYAGNGSLVPPRLNLKESLQREIPAVLVFYVDDSRDCKEFSLIVSRIQEFYGRAANVIPVSVDSLLAKSDYTPQEPGYYYSGVVPQTVILNGQGEKVYEAKGQVPYEQIDDRLREVFDLLPRSESIELKRRSFNEYNSELVE; via the coding sequence ATGATTTTGATTGAGTTATTTAGATGCGATCGCAATATTTTATCTCGGTTCAGACAATCTTTAGTTGAGTTAGGCTTGGTACTAGCAATTTGTGCGATCGCATTATTTGGACATGGAACACCTGCTTTAGCTAATATCGATGACGACCGCTATGATGGTAATATCTTTATTTTGTATGCAGGAAATGGCTCTTTAGTTCCCCCTCGGCTTAATTTAAAAGAGTCTTTACAACGAGAAATTCCTGCCGTGTTGGTTTTTTATGTAGATGACAGTAGAGACTGCAAAGAATTTTCGTTAATAGTTTCTCGCATTCAAGAATTTTACGGTCGGGCAGCTAATGTCATTCCTGTGAGCGTAGATTCTTTATTAGCTAAATCCGATTATACTCCCCAGGAACCAGGTTACTATTATTCTGGTGTCGTACCTCAGACCGTAATTTTAAACGGACAGGGCGAAAAGGTTTATGAAGCTAAAGGACAAGTTCCTTACGAACAAATAGACGATAGGTTAAGAGAAGTATTCGATCTCTTGCCTCGTTCGGAGTCAATAGAATTAAAGCGGCGTTCTTTCAACGAATATAATTCTGAATTGGTTGAATAA
- a CDS encoding cytochrome P450, whose product MQAMINGPKSSSLIQLGNWIFRPLNYLEECASKYGDIFELNLLGLPPFIVVSNPQGIQDILSVDAQKFDVGRTNGLASSLLGDNSLVLLDGSSHRRQRKLMMPPFHGEKVKSYAKTICQITDKVASTWSQQQSVVAHKAMQNITLETILHVVFGLSEGERYKQIKPSLIKLLDLTGSPLKASVIFLPLLQQDLGEWSLWGKVVRCKREIYNLLQAEIDQRRNNPEAMGQDVLSLMMSARDEAGQGLSDIELKDQMMTLLVAGHETTATALAWALYWIHKQPEVKQKLLAELDSVDDNIDPLAISRLPYLTAVCNETLRIYPVAFMAFLRIAKMPVEIMGYQISPETMLAPAIYLTHRREDLYPEPHLFKPERFLERQYSPYEFLPFGGGNRRCIGYALALLEMKLVLAKILTEWKLDLASKHPSVPKRRGATVAPHNGVPLTIEGKRAHKFTKQLSISK is encoded by the coding sequence ATGCAAGCGATGATAAATGGTCCCAAAAGCTCCTCGCTAATCCAGTTAGGTAACTGGATCTTTCGTCCTCTAAATTATTTGGAAGAATGCGCCAGCAAATACGGAGATATCTTTGAGTTAAACTTGCTAGGTTTGCCTCCATTTATAGTAGTAAGCAATCCCCAGGGAATTCAGGATATCTTGAGCGTTGATGCCCAAAAGTTTGATGTAGGACGCACCAACGGACTCGCCAGTAGTTTGCTAGGAGACAATTCTCTAGTTTTATTAGATGGCTCGTCTCACCGCCGACAGCGCAAATTGATGATGCCTCCTTTTCATGGGGAAAAAGTTAAATCTTATGCTAAGACAATCTGCCAAATTACCGATAAAGTAGCCAGCACATGGTCGCAGCAGCAATCAGTTGTGGCACACAAAGCTATGCAAAATATCACTCTAGAAACAATTTTGCACGTTGTTTTTGGTTTGAGTGAAGGAGAACGTTATAAGCAAATCAAACCTTCGTTAATCAAATTATTAGATCTGACTGGTTCGCCTCTCAAAGCTAGCGTAATTTTTTTACCGCTCTTACAACAGGATTTAGGTGAGTGGAGTCTTTGGGGTAAAGTCGTGCGGTGCAAAAGAGAAATTTATAATCTATTGCAAGCCGAAATCGACCAAAGAAGAAACAACCCAGAAGCGATGGGACAAGACGTTCTCAGTCTGATGATGTCGGCTCGCGACGAAGCGGGACAAGGCTTGAGCGATATCGAGCTTAAAGACCAGATGATGACTCTTTTAGTGGCAGGKCACGAAACCACTGCTACTGCTCTAGCCTGGGCTTTATATTGGATTCACAAGCAGCCCGAAGTCAAACAAAAGTTATTAGCCGAATTAGATAGTGTAGATGACAATATCGATCCCTTAGCCATTTCTCGTTTGCCCTATTTAACTGCCGTATGTAATGAAACTTTGCGGATTTATCCCGTCGCTTTTATGGCTTTTTTACGAATAGCTAAGATGCCCGTAGAAATTATGGGTTATCAAATTTCCCCTGAAACTATGTTGGCTCCCGCAATTTATCTAACTCACCGACGCGAAGATCTTTACCCCGAACCCCATCTATTCAAACCAGAAAGGTTTTTAGAAAGACAGTATTCCCCCTATGAGTTTTTGCCTTTTGGTGGAGGAAATCGCCGCTGTATCGGTTATGCTCTGGCTTTACTAGAAATGAAACTAGTTTTGGCTAAGATTTTAACCGAGTGGAAATTGGATTTAGCTAGTAAACATCCCTCAGTTCCCAAACGTCGCGGTGCTACAGTCGCCCCTCATAATGGCGTTCCTTTAACAATCGAAGGAAAACGCGCTCATAAATTCACCAAACAATTATCAATAAGTAAGTAG
- a CDS encoding pitrilysin family protein, producing the protein MTSNLITKPQLNAPTVEKLDNGLTVIVEQMPIEAINLNVWLNVGSTRETDEINGMAHFLEHIVFKGTPSLKMGEFEHLIEERGAVTNAATSQDYTHYYITTAPKDFAELAPLQLDVALNPSIEDEAFEREKLVVLEEIRRSEDNPSKRTFYRSMETCFETLPYRRPVLGPASVIANMRSQQMRDFHASWYQPQSMTVVAVGNLPETQLIDIIAKAASETKADTNIVETNYRQERQQNSRSLAAEPAFKEIVRREYTDENLQQARLVMMWRVPGMMELEATYALDVLSAILGQGKVSRLFRDLREERGLVSQIGVSNMTQTYQGVFYISARLPAANISAVETAVAEHLQTICTAGVSEPEIARIRTQVANRFVFASERPSDRANLYGYYYSQLQSLTPALNYPDRVRTVTAEDLQAAAQKYLDPHAYGVVVMKPA; encoded by the coding sequence ATGACCTCCAATCTTATCACCAAACCGCAATTAAACGCTCCTACAGTTGAAAAACTAGATAATGGTTTGACTGTAATTGTCGAACAAATGCCAATCGAAGCAATAAATCTCAATGTCTGGCTTAATGTTGGTTCGACTAGAGAAACTGACGAAATTAACGGCATGGCGCATTTTTTAGAGCATATAGTTTTTAAAGGCACTCCCAGCCTGAAAATGGGAGAGTTCGAGCATTTAATTGAAGAAAGAGGGGCAGTTACCAACGCCGCTACCAGTCAAGATTACACTCACTATTACATTACTACTGCTCCTAAAGATTTTGCCGAACTAGCACCCCTACAGCTAGATGTAGCTCTAAATCCCAGTATTGAAGATGAAGCGTTCGAGCGTGAAAAATTAGTCGTTTTAGAAGAAATTCGCCGTTCGGAAGATAATCCTAGCAAACGTACTTTCTATCGTTCGATGGAAACTTGTTTTGAGACATTGCCCTATCGCCGTCCCGTATTGGGTCCCGCATCGGTAATTGCCAACATGCGATCGCAACAAATGCGCGATTTTCATGCTTCCTGGTATCAGCCTCAGTCAATGACGGTAGTAGCGGTAGGCAATTTACCCGAAACCCAGCTAATCGATATTATTGCCAAAGCCGCGTCAGAAACCAAAGCCGATACTAATATTGTTGAAACTAACTATCGTCAGGAACGGCAGCAAAATTCTAGATCTTTAGCAGCAGAACCTGCTTTTAAAGAAATAGTGCGTCGCGAATACACCGATGAAAATTTACAGCAGGCGCGACTGGTAATGATGTGGCGCGTACCTGGCATGATGGAATTAGAAGCAACTTATGCTTTAGACGTGCTATCGGCAATTTTAGGACAGGGTAAAGTTTCGCGTCTGTTCAGAGACTTAAGAGAAGAAAGAGGTTTGGTTTCGCAAATTGGCGTTAGCAATATGACTCAAACCTATCAAGGTGTATTTTATATCTCAGCGCGATTGCCAGCGGCAAATATTTCCGCAGTAGAAACAGCAGTTGCCGAACATTTGCAAACAATTTGTACCGCAGGTGTTTCCGAACCAGAAATTGCTCGTATTCGTACCCAAGTTGCCAACCGTTTTGTCTTCGCCAGCGAACGACCGAGCGATCGCGCCAATCTTTACGGTTATTATTATTCTCAACTGCAAAGTTTGACTCCAGCCTTAAATTATCCCGATCGCGTCCGCACCGTAACCGCAGAAGATTTACAGGCAGCAGCACAAAAATACCTCGATCCCCATGCTTATGGTGTTGTGGTAATGAAACCTGCATAA
- the tsaB gene encoding tRNA (adenosine(37)-N6)-threonylcarbamoyltransferase complex dimerization subunit type 1 TsaB, which produces MSSSDKYALALHTTTPYLGIAIDNRLGDCREQTWNLGRDLSSHLHLYLQEMLQPQTWQDLKYVAVARGPGGFTGTRVGVATARTIAQQLDIPLFGISTLAAIAFAAVKNYNSNKLLAVQMPARQGQLFVAIYQFDSSHTLQVRLADTTMTLENWQATLASLTEPYQTIEAPENLATTVTALIELAEQQWQQQKFSYWSEVIPFYGQSPV; this is translated from the coding sequence ATGTCTTCAAGTGATAAATATGCTTTGGCACTGCATACTACTACGCCCTATTTAGGTATAGCAATCGATAATCGTCTGGGCGATTGCCGAGAACAAACCTGGAATTTGGGACGAGATCTATCATCGCACTTACACCTATATCTTCAAGAAATGCTGCAACCGCAGACTTGGCAAGATCTTAAATATGTTGCCGTTGCTAGAGGACCTGGAGGCTTTACGGGAACTAGAGTGGGTGTGGCTACTGCTCGTACTATTGCCCAACAGCTAGACATTCCCTTATTCGGCATTTCTACTTTAGCCGCTATAGCTTTTGCCGCCGTTAAAAATTACAACTCTAATAAGCTTTTGGCAGTTCAAATGCCAGCCAGACAGGGACAATTGTTTGTAGCGATATATCAATTCGACTCTAGCCACACTTTGCAGGTACGGCTAGCAGACACGACAATGACCCTAGAAAACTGGCAAGCAACTTTAGCTAGTTTGACCGAACCATACCAAACAATAGAAGCTCCAGAAAATTTGGCAACTACCGTCACTGCACTGATAGAACTAGCAGAGCAACAATGGCAACAGCAAAAATTTTCTTATTGGTCGGAAGTCATACCTTTTTACGGACAAAGTCCAGTCTAA
- a CDS encoding LuxR C-terminal-related transcriptional regulator: MYELGSAFLDPTRLLFELQNINRLNQSLAGNLEPEAIARRITDGLVDNFDCAFARIWLVDSDRNALTLVASSGMYTRLDGEFAKVPMGAYKVGKIAQHGIPFLSNQLAAESWVKDRQWAIANNLCGFAGLPLAISDNTEKIADRVIGVLAVFSHQPMNAEFLEALRILCSSVAVALNNARLYRHKSQDIDSESLLDTPLSEQISEILSEVRLTLVGTEQSLTISVNYILLRTAEILKANKCSYCRLTYEGDRLCLEAMSLSETNFQQQAAWKNITLVITSMGGEVQTAKSERNLVRLRLFIPYTYKSKTESSLSHREREIVQLLAEGLRDREIAQKLFISDRTVKFHVNNAVNKLQARTRIQAIYKAYSKGFLGL; the protein is encoded by the coding sequence GTGTACGAATTAGGTTCGGCTTTTTTAGATCCGACTCGGCTGTTATTCGAACTGCAAAACATCAATCGGTTAAATCAAAGTTTGGCAGGCAATCTCGAACCAGAAGCGATCGCCCGTCGCATAACTGATGGTTTGGTAGATAATTTTGACTGTGCGTTTGCTCGTATTTGGCTAGTAGACAGCGATCGCAACGCACTAACCCTGGTAGCCTCATCGGGAATGTATACCCGTCTTGATGGTGAATTTGCCAAAGTGCCAATGGGCGCCTATAAGGTAGGCAAAATAGCGCAACACGGTATTCCTTTTTTAAGCAATCAGCTAGCGGCAGAATCATGGGTTAAAGATCGGCAGTGGGCAATTGCTAACAATCTTTGTGGTTTTGCAGGTTTGCCCTTAGCAATAAGTGACAATACAGAAAAAATTGCCGATCGCGTCATTGGAGTACTGGCAGTTTTTAGCCATCAGCCAATGAATGCAGAATTTTTAGAAGCCTTAAGAATTCTCTGTAGTTCGGTAGCTGTAGCGTTAAATAACGCTCGATTGTATCGCCATAAATCACAGGATATTGACTCGGAATCTCTGCTAGATACGCCACTTTCAGAACAAATATCAGAAATTTTGAGCGAGGTGCGGTTAACTCTGGTAGGTACAGAACAATCTCTAACTATTTCAGTTAACTATATCTTGCTACGCACCGCAGAAATCCTTAAAGCCAACAAGTGTAGTTATTGCCGTTTGACTTATGAAGGAGATCGCCTGTGTTTGGAGGCAATGTCGCTTTCAGAGACAAATTTTCAGCAACAAGCAGCTTGGAAAAACATTACTTTAGTAATTACTAGCATGGGGGGTGAAGTACAAACTGCCAAATCCGAACGTAATTTAGTCAGGTTGAGATTATTTATCCCCTACACCTACAAATCAAAAACAGAGTCTTCTCTTTCTCATCGAGAACGAGAAATCGTGCAACTTCTAGCTGAGGGACTGCGCGATCGCGAAATTGCTCAAAAATTATTTATCAGCGATCGCACCGTCAAGTTTCACGTTAATAATGCCGTAAATAAGCTTCAGGCTCGTACGCGCATTCAAGCTATATACAAAGCATATTCAAAAGGTTTTTTGGGTCTATAA
- a CDS encoding type II toxin-antitoxin system PemK/MazF family toxin, producing MVIKQGDIYWIDLGEPIGAQSAYRHPHVVIQNNVFNQSRIATVIVCALTSNLKRANAPGNILLEKDEANLPKQSIVNVSQIFTVSKEQLQQKIGTLSKVRIEQILAGIQLVIEPKDV from the coding sequence ATGGTAATCAAACAAGGCGATATTTATTGGATAGACTTAGGCGAACCTATTGGCGCACAGTCCGCTTATCGTCATCCTCATGTAGTTATTCAAAATAATGTTTTTAATCAGTCGCGCATTGCTACTGTAATTGTCTGCGCTTTAACTTCTAATTTAAAAAGAGCCAATGCACCAGGAAATATTTTATTAGAAAAAGACGAGGCTAATTTGCCCAAACAGAGTATCGTTAACGTATCGCAGATTTTTACTGTTAGCAAAGAACAGCTACAGCAGAAAATTGGAACTTTAAGTAAGGTAAGAATCGAGCAGATTTTAGCGGGAATTCAACTCGTAATTGAACCAAAAGATGTTTGA
- a CDS encoding macro domain-containing protein, with protein MVSAGNSFGLMDDGVDLAIIRYFGIDLMDKVQEYIIREFRGEQPVGTSFIIETGHPQHQTISHYQTSFGSITS; from the coding sequence ATGGTCAGTGCTGGTAATTCTTTTGGCTTGATGGATGATGGAGTAGATTTAGCTATTATCCGTTATTTTGGAATAGATTTAATGGATAAAGTACAGGAATACATCATTAGAGAATTTCGTGGCGAACAACCAGTAGGTACTTCATTTATTATTGAAACAGGACATCCTCAACATCAAACGATATCGCATTATCAAACATCTTTTGGTTCAATTACGAGTTGA